One stretch of Schistocerca nitens isolate TAMUIC-IGC-003100 chromosome 11, iqSchNite1.1, whole genome shotgun sequence DNA includes these proteins:
- the LOC126213216 gene encoding uncharacterized protein LOC126213216 isoform X1 yields MKRRTSKRLKTKPNNTSVATPTVYRNNRKPKEMASTPSAGIHNLPYDVMFSIFCYLPIPDLAHCAAVSKQWHEIVSGFTHLWKGKRYVSNRSPKESFETSAILRALPLLQEVIVKAAAEFVIDIFYPRLVLLVTDISDIASAEDGHRLRCAYLSTRLDIAESIFSSRSIIDFAALQKLRIFKAIPTLDAFARKRDREVCCCASSSSSADYAVGTALELCPNLTDLCVYAEFLSADYLDASEGIGRLRTLEIECPGLEELAFLRHCSDTLEELELKGCADLPSAAYANLRHLGNLQRLRLRDCCVAGGDLEVAATGLKSLVSLRLECCDLISDVSFLRHCGRLRELRVEASPPDTLLTGLRQLPAGVRSLYLAGSAANAYELAVVLPRLPLLEELDLVGSDLPHLGFLRHCPQLRRLCLEFSHWPGTSELSNLRHLTRLEALDLTRCQVDADVLSGVMPSLSRLETLSLSHTEDVAHLAFLRHCTQLRTLSLFYTFGMDLDAYCELSHLANLQTVHISEHVVDFVREFIQPRMPQVKIYTVQQFK; encoded by the coding sequence aaatggcgtcgacTCCTTCTGCCGGTATCCACAATCTGCCGTACGACGTAATGTTTTCCATCTTTTGCTACTTGCCGATCCCCGACTTGGCACACTGTGCTGCCGTGAGCAAGCAGTGGCACGAAATCGTGTCGGGCTTTACTCACCTGTGGAAGGGCAAGAGGTACGTCAGCAACAGAAGTCCAAAGGAATCCTTCGAGACATCCGCCATCTTGCGCGCCCTGCCGCTATTGCAGGAAGTCATCGTCAAGGCGGCAGCCGAGTTTGTTATCGACATTTTCTACCCCCGCCTGGTCCTGTTAGTGACAGACATTTCTGACATAGCATCTGCAGAGGACGGTCATAGACTGAGGTGCGCGTATTTGTCGACTAGACTCGACATAGCAGAAAGCATCTTCTCTTCTCGTTCGATTATAGATTTTGCAGCTCTCCAGAAATTGCGGATCTTCAAAGCGATACCGACACTAGACGCTTTTGCCCGAAAACGTGACCGGGAAGTGTGTTGCTGCGCCTCGTCCAGCTCTAGTGCGGATTACGCAGTCGGCACGGCCCTCGAGCTGTGCCCGAATCTCACAGACCTGTGCGTCTATGCAGAGTTCTTGTCGGCAGACTATCTGGACGCGTCGGAGGGGATCGGCCGGTTGCGGACGCTGGAAATAGAGTGCCCCGGCCTAGAAGAACTGGCGTTTTTGAGGCACTGCTCGGATACGCTGGAGGAACTGGAATTGAAAGGTTGTGCCGACCTGCCGTCGGCCGCGTACGCGAATCTCCGGCACCTGGGGAACCTGCAGAGGCTGCGGTTGCGAGACTGTTGCGTGGCGGGAGGCGACCTGGAGGTGGCCGCGACGGGTCTGAAGTCCCTCGTGTCGTTGCGGCTGGAGTGCTGCGACCTCATCTCGGACGTGTCCTTCCTGCGGCATTGCGGCCGGTTGCGGGAGCTCCGCGTCGAGGCCTCGCCGCCGGACACGCTGCTGACGGGCCTGCGGCAGCTGCCCGCCGGCGTCCGCTCGCTCTACCTGGCCGGCAGTGCCGCGAACGCGTACGAGCTGGCCGTAGTTCTGCCGCGTCTGCCGCTGCTCGAGGAGCTGGACCTCGTAGGTAGCGATCTGCCGCACCTGGGCTTCCTGCGCCACTGCCCGCAACTGCGTCGTCTCTGCCTGGAGTTCTCGCACTGGCCCGGCACGTCGGAGCTGTCGAATCTACGTCACCTGACGAGACTCGAGGCCCTGGACCTGACGAGGTGCCAGGTCGACGCGGACGTCCTCTCCGGTGTGATGCCGTCACTGTCGCGACTGGAGACGCTGTCGCTGTCCCACACGGAGGACGTCGCCCACTTGGCGTTCCTCCGGCACTGCACCCAGCTTCGCACTTTGTCACTGTTCTACACGTTCGGAATGGACTTGGATGCCTATTGTGAACTGTCCCATCTGGCTAACTTGCAGACTGTGCACATCAGTGAACATGTGGTTGACTTTGTCCGTGAGTTCATCCAACCGCGTATGCCGCAAGTAAAAATTTATACCGTACAACAGTTTAAATGA
- the LOC126213216 gene encoding uncharacterized protein LOC126213216 isoform X2 — MASTPSAGIHNLPYDVMFSIFCYLPIPDLAHCAAVSKQWHEIVSGFTHLWKGKRYVSNRSPKESFETSAILRALPLLQEVIVKAAAEFVIDIFYPRLVLLVTDISDIASAEDGHRLRCAYLSTRLDIAESIFSSRSIIDFAALQKLRIFKAIPTLDAFARKRDREVCCCASSSSSADYAVGTALELCPNLTDLCVYAEFLSADYLDASEGIGRLRTLEIECPGLEELAFLRHCSDTLEELELKGCADLPSAAYANLRHLGNLQRLRLRDCCVAGGDLEVAATGLKSLVSLRLECCDLISDVSFLRHCGRLRELRVEASPPDTLLTGLRQLPAGVRSLYLAGSAANAYELAVVLPRLPLLEELDLVGSDLPHLGFLRHCPQLRRLCLEFSHWPGTSELSNLRHLTRLEALDLTRCQVDADVLSGVMPSLSRLETLSLSHTEDVAHLAFLRHCTQLRTLSLFYTFGMDLDAYCELSHLANLQTVHISEHVVDFVREFIQPRMPQVKIYTVQQFK, encoded by the coding sequence atggcgtcgacTCCTTCTGCCGGTATCCACAATCTGCCGTACGACGTAATGTTTTCCATCTTTTGCTACTTGCCGATCCCCGACTTGGCACACTGTGCTGCCGTGAGCAAGCAGTGGCACGAAATCGTGTCGGGCTTTACTCACCTGTGGAAGGGCAAGAGGTACGTCAGCAACAGAAGTCCAAAGGAATCCTTCGAGACATCCGCCATCTTGCGCGCCCTGCCGCTATTGCAGGAAGTCATCGTCAAGGCGGCAGCCGAGTTTGTTATCGACATTTTCTACCCCCGCCTGGTCCTGTTAGTGACAGACATTTCTGACATAGCATCTGCAGAGGACGGTCATAGACTGAGGTGCGCGTATTTGTCGACTAGACTCGACATAGCAGAAAGCATCTTCTCTTCTCGTTCGATTATAGATTTTGCAGCTCTCCAGAAATTGCGGATCTTCAAAGCGATACCGACACTAGACGCTTTTGCCCGAAAACGTGACCGGGAAGTGTGTTGCTGCGCCTCGTCCAGCTCTAGTGCGGATTACGCAGTCGGCACGGCCCTCGAGCTGTGCCCGAATCTCACAGACCTGTGCGTCTATGCAGAGTTCTTGTCGGCAGACTATCTGGACGCGTCGGAGGGGATCGGCCGGTTGCGGACGCTGGAAATAGAGTGCCCCGGCCTAGAAGAACTGGCGTTTTTGAGGCACTGCTCGGATACGCTGGAGGAACTGGAATTGAAAGGTTGTGCCGACCTGCCGTCGGCCGCGTACGCGAATCTCCGGCACCTGGGGAACCTGCAGAGGCTGCGGTTGCGAGACTGTTGCGTGGCGGGAGGCGACCTGGAGGTGGCCGCGACGGGTCTGAAGTCCCTCGTGTCGTTGCGGCTGGAGTGCTGCGACCTCATCTCGGACGTGTCCTTCCTGCGGCATTGCGGCCGGTTGCGGGAGCTCCGCGTCGAGGCCTCGCCGCCGGACACGCTGCTGACGGGCCTGCGGCAGCTGCCCGCCGGCGTCCGCTCGCTCTACCTGGCCGGCAGTGCCGCGAACGCGTACGAGCTGGCCGTAGTTCTGCCGCGTCTGCCGCTGCTCGAGGAGCTGGACCTCGTAGGTAGCGATCTGCCGCACCTGGGCTTCCTGCGCCACTGCCCGCAACTGCGTCGTCTCTGCCTGGAGTTCTCGCACTGGCCCGGCACGTCGGAGCTGTCGAATCTACGTCACCTGACGAGACTCGAGGCCCTGGACCTGACGAGGTGCCAGGTCGACGCGGACGTCCTCTCCGGTGTGATGCCGTCACTGTCGCGACTGGAGACGCTGTCGCTGTCCCACACGGAGGACGTCGCCCACTTGGCGTTCCTCCGGCACTGCACCCAGCTTCGCACTTTGTCACTGTTCTACACGTTCGGAATGGACTTGGATGCCTATTGTGAACTGTCCCATCTGGCTAACTTGCAGACTGTGCACATCAGTGAACATGTGGTTGACTTTGTCCGTGAGTTCATCCAACCGCGTATGCCGCAAGTAAAAATTTATACCGTACAACAGTTTAAATGA